A genomic region of Thermodesulfobium narugense DSM 14796 contains the following coding sequences:
- a CDS encoding Mu transposase domain-containing protein: MPEKELFLSSFLESRKVTLDCLISYNGNRYSVPHYFSGKEAWVMCA, encoded by the coding sequence TTGCCTGAAAAAGAGTTATTTTTATCATCATTTCTTGAATCAAGAAAAGTAACTTTAGATTGTCTAATAAGCTACAATGGTAACAGATATTCTGTACCGCATTATTTTTCAGGTAAAGAGGCTTGGGTTATGTGTGCTTAA